The sequence TTTTCAATCAAAGGCTGCGTCTTTGTGTTGGTCGTAAAGATTTCCATTGAAAGCGGAGGATGGGATTCATTTGCTTCGATGACAAGAATCCCACCTTTTATTTCATCTTTTGTAAAAAGAAGCGTTTGAGTTTCTTGGCTATTAAGAAAGCCTGCCAGCTTGTCTTGCTTTAAAATAGCAGTACCCGTGTTTTGCGCCAGGTCTTTATTTAATTGAATCACTGGTAAAATGGCAGAAATCCCGGAAGTCGCTATTTCATTTATGACCTTCCAAATTTCGATATCGGGTGCCTTACTCAATGCATCCTGACTTGTCAGCATTTCGGCTAGCTCTAAACCTTTTATTCTGTTTTGTGCTTTTTTTGCCAGCAGGATTTCCTTGGCCGATTTTCCTTTGGAAATAAAAATCTTGATATCGTCTCTTGTTTCAGAATCACGATGAAACCAATCGAGAAATTTTATGATTCCTTCCTTTGCTAACTCTTCGCTAATGATGACGGACTTTGCATGACTCCAATATAATCTTTTTCCGGTTAAGGAAATTTCGTTCCGGACCGCATCAAACATCGTTTTTCCATTCATGGAAAAAGATTTAGAGGCGACCTTCGCATCAGTTCCACCCTCAATTTGAATCGTTTCCACGGTGATGAGGTATTGGTCCTGTTCTCCTTTATCAATCGCGACTCCACCCACAACCAATAAATCTTCTATTTCCCAGTAATTCCAGCATGCCGTCAGAACTAGGCAAATAGTCATGGTAAAAGAGCATAGTAAGCACATTTTCTTGTTCATAGGATCCCTACCTGTTTTTTCGGCTCTGCCTAACAAGATTTTTTGCCCCGATTAATTTGGGTCTTAGTGTCATCGACCACCAGGGAGCACGCACCCAGATATCCTGTCCATTATGATTTTTCACAGAGGTTAAGCCAAGCACATATGGAATTCCAAAGGAGCGGAGATTCAGCATATGAAGCACGACTAAAATCATGCCAAAGATATATCCATATATTCC comes from Bacillus tuaregi and encodes:
- a CDS encoding Ger(x)C family spore germination protein, with protein sequence MNKKMCLLCSFTMTICLVLTACWNYWEIEDLLVVGGVAIDKGEQDQYLITVETIQIEGGTDAKVASKSFSMNGKTMFDAVRNEISLTGKRLYWSHAKSVIISEELAKEGIIKFLDWFHRDSETRDDIKIFISKGKSAKEILLAKKAQNRIKGLELAEMLTSQDALSKAPDIEIWKVINEIATSGISAILPVIQLNKDLAQNTGTAILKQDKLAGFLNSQETQTLLFTKDEIKGGILVIEANESHPPLSMEIFTTNTKTQPLIEKNGIKMEINIDTKLGLGEIAGNDIETDEQSLLELKKEVEELLSKRVEKLISFIQNEYGTDIFGFGAKIHANEPKTWKKVEKNWEEYFKELNVQVTANVRIINSGMIAEPLKMGD